In a genomic window of Methanomassiliicoccales archaeon:
- a CDS encoding thiamine pyrophosphate-dependent enzyme codes for MREKEVEKLTIRDVPNKDYFIWGHGACPGCGVAIAVKNIMRILGPETIVYVPASCLVVFGAQYPFSSFDVPYFFSAFENTGAVISGIKAALRRKGKNALVVGLAGDGGTYDIGLQALSGAADRGEDVLYLCLDNEAYMNTGIQMSGATPFGAWTTTSPIGKKIKGKRRFKKDLDHIVAAHDPAYLATLSIAHFNDFVRKVERAKAIAGFRFLHVLTPCVPGWKYESSRTLEIARLAVETGMWTLFESYENESRVTYKPSVMQPVTEYLKLQGRFSNMTEEDVNTLQRWLCMKWWIHYKDQVEAPPCRMFEAERPLAHDGDPLHGV; via the coding sequence ATGAGAGAGAAGGAAGTGGAAAAACTCACCATCAGGGACGTGCCCAACAAGGATTACTTCATATGGGGGCATGGAGCTTGCCCCGGCTGTGGAGTGGCCATCGCCGTGAAGAACATCATGCGCATCCTAGGCCCTGAAACCATTGTGTACGTCCCTGCCTCCTGCTTGGTGGTTTTCGGGGCGCAATATCCTTTCTCCTCCTTTGACGTGCCCTATTTCTTTTCAGCCTTCGAGAACACAGGTGCAGTGATCAGCGGCATCAAAGCGGCCTTGAGGCGCAAAGGCAAGAACGCTTTAGTGGTAGGGCTTGCGGGGGATGGCGGGACATACGACATCGGTCTCCAGGCGTTATCGGGCGCGGCGGACCGGGGAGAGGATGTGTTGTACCTGTGTTTAGATAACGAGGCCTATATGAACACAGGAATACAGATGTCGGGAGCCACGCCCTTCGGAGCGTGGACCACCACTTCTCCCATCGGTAAAAAAATCAAAGGGAAGCGCCGCTTCAAGAAGGACCTTGATCACATAGTGGCAGCGCATGACCCCGCTTATTTAGCGACCTTGTCCATCGCGCACTTCAACGATTTCGTTCGCAAAGTGGAGCGTGCTAAGGCGATAGCGGGTTTCAGGTTCCTACATGTGCTGACTCCCTGCGTGCCAGGATGGAAATATGAGTCCTCGCGTACGCTGGAGATCGCGAGGTTGGCCGTCGAAACCGGCATGTGGACTCTATTCGAATCCTACGAGAACGAATCTAGAGTGACGTACAAGCCTTCTGTCATGCAGCCCGTAACCGAATACCTGAAGCTGCAGGGCAGGTTCTCCAATATGACTGAAGAGGACGTGAACACTCTGCAGAGATGGTTGTGCATGAAGTGGTGGATACATTACAAGGACCAGGTAGAGGCTCCCCCCTGCCGGATGTTCGAAGCGGAAAGGCCTCTAGCCCATGATGGCGACCCACTCCATGGGGTGTAG